The Flavobacterium commune genome contains a region encoding:
- a CDS encoding type II toxin-antitoxin system HigB family toxin, translated as MKILVKKTILFYIKKYPIAATQLLIWYNEFSKLEFNNFNELKKVYGNASVVNNNRVVFNIKGNDFRLVISVNFLQSACYVIWFGTHKEYDKINVETIAFDTAILTDKKI; from the coding sequence ATGAAAATCCTTGTAAAGAAAACGATTTTATTTTATATCAAAAAGTATCCAATCGCAGCCACACAATTGCTCATTTGGTATAATGAATTTTCAAAACTGGAATTTAACAACTTCAACGAACTCAAAAAAGTTTATGGAAATGCAAGTGTTGTAAATAATAATCGGGTAGTTTTCAATATCAAAGGAAATGATTTTCGCTTGGTTATTTCAGTTAATTTTCTACAAAGCGCATGTTATGTAATTTGGTTTGGAACACACAAAGAATATGACAAAATAAATGTAGAAACAATTGCATTTGACACAGCAATCCTAACAGACAAA